In Apium graveolens cultivar Ventura chromosome 10, ASM990537v1, whole genome shotgun sequence, the following are encoded in one genomic region:
- the LOC141693380 gene encoding glycolipid transfer protein 1: MEGTVFVPALEGMKHVKSEGGEMLTKEFLEVCKQIMPVIDKFGAAMALVKSDIGGNITRLENKYLTSPSEFNLLYNMVRVEVEAKTAKGSSSCTNGLLWLTRAMDFLLELFRNLLEHEDWTMPQACADSYQKTLKKWHGWLASSTFSLAMKLAPDRKKFMDVICGTGDINADIEKFCTNFTPLLEENHKFLASVGLDDLKAS; the protein is encoded by the exons ATGGAAGGCACTGTCTTTGTTCCTGCACTAGAGGGAATGAAACACGTGAAGTCTGAGGGTGGAGAAATGCTCACAAAGGAGTTTCTTGAAGTATGCAAGCAAATAATGCCTGTTATAG ACAAATTTGGAGCTGCCATGGCACTTGTGAAATCCGACATCGGTGGTAATATAACA AGGTTGGAAAACAAGTATCTAACTAGCCCATCGGAGTTCAACCTCCTCTACAATATGGTAAGAGTGGAAGTTGAAGCTAAGACCGCAAAAGGTTCTTCCAGCTGCACTAATGGTCTTCTTTGGTTAACAAG GGCGATGGATTTCTTGCTTGAATTGTTCCGAAATCTGCTTGAGCATGAAGACTGGACTATGCCACAGGCTTGTGCAGATTCGTACCAGAAGACACTAAAGAAATGGCATGGCTGGCTGGCCAGCTCAACCTTCTCG CTAGCGATGAAGCTTGCTCCTGATAGGAAGAAGTTTATGGATGTTATATGCGGAACAGGTGACATTAATGCTGATATTGAGAAGTTTTGCACAAACTTCACACCACTTCTTGAAGAGAACCACAAATTCTTG GCTAGTGTTGGATTGGACGATCTTAAGGCATCCTAA